The Mycolicibacterium boenickei genome has a segment encoding these proteins:
- a CDS encoding MMPL family transporter: MHDLAIFGKLTRACAKHAWWVLGAWLVLAGTLNLAIPQLEHTVAEHSAPFTPESQTTETLRQMSRDFGVPDTTAVGSIVVSSDRELGAADAAYYRDLVSRLVADKDDVAYVLDTYGTPGLEKLGLSPDGKAIHLIVATTGDVGSTRAHRSTENVRAAVDALPRPPGVDVHFTGAAPTLSDLFSAIDTSLAIITVVSVVLITLLLLAVYRSLLTALIPLLTVGISLGVARPVISWLGAGELLSVSNFTIALVTAMVLGAGTDYGIFLLANYHEGRRKGLSVDDSVARSGAHTAGIVIASALTIAGAGMAMLFTKIGMFRTAGPPIALSIAITMAVSLTLTPAIMALWGRRGYAEPRPLDERRWRKRGASIVRRAPALVAASLVFLLATSAVLFTFQPNIDENAMQLRSTDSKRGYEAVYRHWGVNEAAPEFITIRADHDMRNTNDLAALDLIAMSIGNVPQVAYVRSITRPDGKPLPETAIGSQTAQVGDGLADAHDRVEQAIPQLKQLAAGVTQLHDGSAGAADRLPELTKGAHDLVALTRNLLGTLESANRVVNTVSDGSLDVAAVVRTMSGATDALEGAVNEIDTTRDKLAAPTAAVHAVFDPLTAADPGPSCTADCMRARQAFADLNAATGGQALLAINGLTLAAPLVPERPVSTALDTLPDLRAAIKGLRTMLDQLGTRTPEQTRGDLNRLMSGISELSTGLSRLTTGLGQVKSGTDTMLALTTELSAGLDRASGYLHRLSADTTTGAGRGFYLPEEGRGDRRFTAGERLLISPDGHSARMMVVWAVNPYGAEAMGAVPDVIAAANNAATGTVLEHAQIESTGLASLSQRHIDQTWRDFALFGVVAVAAVLLVLIVMLRSLVAPVLMIAAVVLSFGAAAGMSTLIWQHIIGINLDWSVFPVSFMALVAVGADYSMLFAARIREESHSGVISGIIRGFGSTGSVITTAGVVFAITMFALTSGTVLNLVQIGSTIGIGLLLDITVVRTYLVPAAMSLLGDRMWWPARETARG, translated from the coding sequence ATGCATGATCTCGCGATCTTCGGCAAACTCACGCGGGCCTGCGCGAAGCACGCCTGGTGGGTGCTCGGCGCGTGGTTGGTTCTGGCCGGCACGCTCAACCTGGCGATTCCACAGCTGGAACACACGGTCGCCGAACACTCCGCGCCGTTCACCCCGGAAAGCCAGACCACAGAAACCCTGCGGCAGATGTCCCGCGACTTCGGGGTCCCCGACACGACGGCGGTCGGCAGCATTGTGGTGTCGAGCGACCGGGAACTCGGCGCCGCCGACGCCGCCTACTACCGCGACCTGGTATCGCGCCTGGTGGCCGACAAGGACGACGTCGCCTACGTGCTCGATACCTACGGCACGCCGGGACTGGAGAAACTCGGACTCAGCCCGGACGGGAAAGCCATCCACCTGATCGTCGCGACCACCGGTGACGTCGGCTCCACCCGCGCACACCGATCCACCGAAAACGTCCGCGCCGCAGTCGATGCGCTACCGCGCCCACCGGGCGTCGACGTGCATTTCACGGGCGCCGCCCCCACTCTGTCCGACCTGTTCTCGGCCATCGACACGTCCCTGGCCATCATCACCGTGGTCTCGGTCGTGCTGATCACACTGTTGCTGCTGGCGGTGTACCGCTCACTGCTGACGGCGCTGATCCCGCTACTCACCGTGGGCATTTCACTGGGTGTGGCCCGCCCGGTGATCTCGTGGCTCGGCGCCGGCGAGCTGCTGTCGGTATCCAACTTCACCATCGCGCTGGTCACGGCCATGGTGCTCGGCGCAGGCACCGACTACGGCATCTTCCTGCTGGCGAACTATCACGAGGGCAGACGGAAGGGGCTGTCCGTCGACGACTCGGTGGCCCGCTCGGGCGCGCACACCGCGGGCATCGTCATCGCGTCGGCGCTGACCATCGCCGGTGCCGGAATGGCCATGCTGTTCACCAAGATCGGAATGTTCCGCACCGCCGGGCCACCGATCGCACTGTCGATCGCCATCACCATGGCGGTCAGCCTGACCCTCACCCCGGCCATCATGGCGCTGTGGGGCCGGCGTGGGTACGCCGAGCCCAGGCCGCTCGACGAGCGGCGCTGGCGCAAGCGCGGAGCCTCGATCGTGCGCCGGGCACCTGCCCTGGTCGCCGCATCACTGGTGTTCCTGCTCGCCACCAGCGCAGTACTGTTCACGTTCCAGCCCAACATCGACGAGAACGCCATGCAGTTGCGCTCCACCGACAGCAAGCGCGGATACGAGGCGGTCTACCGGCACTGGGGGGTCAACGAGGCCGCACCTGAATTCATCACCATCCGGGCCGACCACGACATGCGCAACACCAACGACCTGGCCGCGCTGGACCTCATCGCGATGTCGATCGGCAACGTTCCCCAGGTGGCCTACGTCCGGTCGATCACCCGGCCCGACGGAAAGCCGTTGCCCGAGACGGCGATCGGATCCCAGACCGCACAGGTCGGCGATGGTCTGGCCGACGCGCACGACCGGGTCGAGCAGGCCATCCCGCAGCTCAAACAGCTCGCGGCGGGAGTGACACAACTGCACGACGGCTCCGCCGGTGCGGCAGACAGACTGCCCGAACTCACCAAGGGCGCACACGATCTCGTCGCCCTGACCCGAAACCTGCTCGGCACCCTCGAATCCGCGAACCGGGTCGTCAACACCGTCTCGGACGGTTCCCTGGATGTGGCTGCCGTGGTGCGCACCATGTCCGGCGCTACCGACGCTCTGGAGGGTGCGGTCAACGAAATCGACACCACCCGAGATAAATTGGCCGCCCCCACAGCGGCCGTGCATGCGGTGTTCGATCCACTCACCGCAGCCGACCCGGGCCCGAGCTGCACCGCGGACTGTATGCGGGCGCGTCAGGCCTTCGCCGACCTCAACGCCGCCACCGGCGGGCAGGCGCTGCTCGCGATCAACGGTCTGACGCTGGCCGCACCCCTGGTGCCCGAGCGTCCGGTGAGCACGGCGCTGGACACCCTGCCTGATCTCCGCGCAGCCATCAAAGGCCTTCGGACCATGCTCGACCAACTGGGCACTCGCACGCCCGAGCAGACCCGCGGAGACCTCAATCGGCTGATGTCCGGAATCAGCGAACTGTCAACGGGTCTGAGCCGGCTCACCACCGGGCTGGGCCAGGTCAAGTCCGGCACCGACACCATGCTGGCACTGACCACCGAACTCAGTGCCGGGCTCGATCGGGCATCCGGCTACCTGCACCGGTTGTCGGCCGATACCACCACCGGTGCGGGGCGCGGCTTCTACCTCCCCGAGGAGGGCCGTGGCGACCGCAGGTTCACCGCAGGTGAGCGCCTGCTCATCTCGCCCGACGGGCACAGCGCCCGGATGATGGTGGTGTGGGCGGTGAATCCCTACGGCGCCGAGGCGATGGGCGCGGTACCGGATGTGATCGCCGCGGCGAACAACGCCGCGACGGGAACCGTGCTGGAGCACGCTCAGATCGAATCGACCGGCCTGGCCTCACTCTCACAACGCCACATCGACCAGACCTGGCGGGACTTCGCGCTTTTCGGCGTGGTCGCGGTCGCTGCCGTGTTGCTGGTGCTGATCGTCATGCTGCGCAGCCTGGTGGCCCCGGTCCTGATGATCGCCGCGGTGGTGCTGTCCTTCGGCGCGGCGGCGGGGATGTCGACGCTGATCTGGCAGCACATCATCGGGATCAACCTGGACTGGTCGGTGTTCCCGGTCTCGTTCATGGCCCTGGTCGCCGTCGGTGCCGACTACAGCATGCTGTTCGCGGCCCGCATTCGCGAGGAATCCCACAGTGGCGTGATCAGCGGCATCATCCGCGGATTCGGTAGCACCGGAAGCGTGATCACCACGGCGGGAGTCGTTTTCGCGATCACGATGTTCGCACTCACCAGTGGGACGGTGCTCAACCTGGTGCAGATCGGATCCACGATCGGCATCGGCCTGCTGCTCGACATCACCGTGGTGCGGACGTACCTCGTTCCCGCCGCGATGAGCCTGCTGGGAGACCGCATGTGGTGGCCGGCGCGGGAGACGGCCCGCGGGTAG
- a CDS encoding TetR/AcrR family transcriptional regulator codes for MAGPRERLILSAIELMREYGVHATGLSDLLDRSNTARGSIYQHFPAGKIELMEQATLEAGRIITARIEELTQALPAEDVIRAFIDGWKQNLIDSDFSSGCPIVAAAQAGPDALAVREASAAVFADWARVIAASIESKGVDASTAGSLGSFIVSSLEGAIIQCRSARSLQPLDDAGAGLTLLLSRVL; via the coding sequence GTGGCGGGCCCGCGGGAGCGTCTCATCCTGAGCGCCATCGAGTTGATGCGTGAATACGGCGTCCATGCGACGGGGCTCAGCGATCTGCTGGACCGCAGCAATACCGCTCGCGGGTCGATCTACCAGCACTTTCCTGCCGGAAAGATTGAACTGATGGAACAGGCCACACTGGAGGCCGGCCGGATCATCACCGCCAGGATCGAAGAGTTGACGCAGGCGCTGCCCGCCGAGGACGTCATCCGCGCCTTCATCGACGGCTGGAAACAGAACCTGATCGACAGCGATTTCAGTAGTGGGTGTCCCATCGTCGCCGCTGCCCAGGCTGGTCCCGACGCCCTCGCGGTGCGTGAAGCCTCGGCGGCGGTGTTTGCTGATTGGGCCAGGGTGATCGCCGCTTCGATCGAATCCAAGGGCGTTGACGCCTCGACCGCGGGCTCGCTCGGCAGCTTCATCGTCAGTTCCCTCGAGGGCGCCATCATTCAGTGCCGTAGCGCCCGGTCGCTGCAACCGCTCGATGACGCCGGGGCCGGCCTCACGTTGCTGCTGAGCCGAGTTCTCTAG